One genomic region from Spirulina subsalsa PCC 9445 encodes:
- a CDS encoding M16 family metallopeptidase: MERQQTASRPVQWLKVLSGLFALLIIWTGTITPALAQNQAQSIQPYLDRVLNQVTEFSLENGMKFIVLERHDAPVVSFVTYADVGSTDEPEGKTGLAHYLEHLAFKGTKRIGTRDYEKEAVLLDQLDDLFEQLKTAKAAGETEKVAQLQADFDQIHAQAKDVAIQNQFGQIVEKEGGVGLNAATSADYTVYFYSFPSNKLELWMSLESERFLEPVFREFFEEKEVILEERRLGVDNSPIGQMVEAFLGEAFTTHPYQHPVIGYEDDLRDMRRDDIQAFFDLYYVPNNLTVAIVGDVNPNQVQQLAEVYFGRYPNQPQPPEMTLVEPPQQETREVTLTLESQPWYLEGFHRPAITDRDHAVYQIMTSILSDGRTSRLYRSLVEEKQVALNAQGFNGFPGDKYPNLLLFYALTAPDHTVEDVATALEVEIERMKREPVTQQELDRAKTQARAGLLRSLDSNMGMAQLLVSYQVKTGNWRNLFQQIERISAVTAADVQRVARKTFTANNKTIGRLLSANNN, encoded by the coding sequence ATGGAGCGTCAACAAACAGCATCCCGTCCTGTGCAGTGGTTAAAAGTTCTGTCTGGACTCTTTGCCCTACTGATCATCTGGACTGGCACCATAACCCCGGCTTTGGCTCAAAACCAAGCCCAATCCATTCAACCCTATCTAGATCGGGTGCTTAACCAAGTGACGGAATTTAGCCTTGAAAATGGCATGAAATTCATCGTCCTAGAACGTCATGATGCCCCAGTCGTCTCCTTTGTAACCTATGCCGATGTGGGCAGTACCGATGAACCCGAAGGCAAAACAGGTCTTGCTCATTACCTTGAACACCTAGCCTTCAAAGGCACAAAACGCATCGGCACCCGAGACTATGAAAAAGAAGCGGTTTTATTAGATCAGCTAGATGACTTGTTTGAACAACTCAAAACCGCTAAAGCAGCAGGAGAGACAGAAAAAGTCGCTCAACTGCAAGCAGATTTTGATCAAATTCATGCTCAAGCCAAAGATGTAGCGATTCAAAACCAATTCGGGCAGATTGTAGAAAAAGAGGGAGGAGTGGGTTTAAATGCAGCCACTTCTGCGGACTATACGGTATATTTCTACAGCTTCCCCTCGAATAAATTAGAACTTTGGATGTCCTTAGAATCCGAACGCTTCTTAGAACCTGTTTTTCGGGAATTTTTTGAAGAAAAAGAAGTCATCTTAGAAGAACGCCGTTTAGGGGTTGATAATTCCCCCATTGGTCAAATGGTGGAAGCCTTTTTAGGGGAAGCATTTACCACCCATCCTTATCAACATCCTGTCATTGGCTATGAAGACGATTTACGCGATATGAGACGGGATGATATTCAAGCGTTTTTTGATCTGTACTATGTCCCCAATAATCTCACGGTGGCCATTGTGGGCGATGTCAACCCGAATCAGGTGCAACAGTTGGCAGAGGTTTATTTTGGGCGTTATCCAAACCAACCACAACCGCCTGAAATGACCTTAGTTGAACCTCCCCAACAGGAAACCCGGGAAGTCACCCTCACCTTAGAATCCCAACCTTGGTATTTAGAAGGGTTTCACCGTCCGGCGATTACAGACCGAGATCATGCCGTCTATCAAATTATGACTAGCATCCTCAGTGATGGTCGAACCTCTCGGCTTTATCGCTCCTTGGTAGAAGAGAAACAAGTGGCTTTAAATGCCCAAGGATTTAATGGTTTTCCGGGGGATAAATACCCCAATTTGCTGCTATTTTATGCCCTAACTGCGCCCGATCATACCGTCGAGGATGTAGCGACAGCTTTAGAAGTAGAAATTGAACGAATGAAACGAGAACCTGTGACACAACAGGAATTAGATCGGGCGAAAACCCAAGCCCGGGCGGGTTTATTGCGCAGTCTAGATTCCAATATGGGAATGGCACAATTGTTAGTCAGTTATCAGGTGAAAACAGGAAACTGGCGGAATTTATTTCAACAAATCGAGCGCATTTCGGCTGTGACGGCGGCAGATGTGCAACGAGTGGCGCGTAAAACGTTTACGGCGAATAATAAAACTATTGGTCGTTTGTTGAGCGCGAACAATAATTGA
- a CDS encoding cell wall hydrolase has product MLTHYRVKTGDSLSKIARDYGLSLPSLLALNPQIRNPHIIQVDDVIHLPSLYTSSLSSNRDDLDIIARTIFGEARGESELGQIGVGWVIINRVGEKTWYGRTVKEVCLKPWQFSCWNPNDANNSIIKSVEEGNTLFNQCRENAKKVLTASVPDPTGGATHYHANYIARPTWTRGATFTVQIGKHLFYKNVD; this is encoded by the coding sequence ATGCTCACTCACTATAGAGTAAAAACCGGAGACAGTTTATCTAAAATTGCGCGAGACTATGGGTTATCCTTACCCAGTTTACTCGCCCTGAATCCCCAGATTAGGAACCCCCATATTATTCAAGTTGATGATGTCATTCATCTACCCTCACTGTATACTAGCAGCCTATCGAGTAACAGAGATGACCTTGATATTATAGCAAGAACCATCTTTGGGGAAGCGCGAGGAGAGTCCGAATTAGGACAAATAGGGGTCGGTTGGGTTATTATAAACCGAGTCGGGGAAAAAACATGGTATGGTCGCACCGTGAAAGAAGTTTGTTTAAAACCTTGGCAATTTTCCTGTTGGAACCCTAATGATGCCAACAATAGCATTATTAAATCTGTAGAAGAAGGAAATACACTTTTTAATCAATGTCGAGAAAATGCCAAAAAAGTGTTAACAGCATCCGTCCCTGATCCCACAGGGGGAGCCACTCATTATCATGCTAATTATATTGCGCGTCCCACTTGGACCCGAGGGGCTACCTTCACCGTGCAAATTGGCAAACATTTATTCTATAAAAACGTAGATTAG
- a CDS encoding manganese efflux pump MntP family protein codes for MTLTTLGLISLGLASDTFAVSVSSGLQVPHLNWQQAIRMAFCFGLFQVFMPLVGWGIGQHLGVDLTVISGQLTGILLAFLGAKSLYDGIVSNAAQPENLSLDGFTLLGLAFVLSLDSLGVGVGLAGVEMGIVQLMTILGLVTVAFSLLGLWVGHHFGAIFQGQFKVLGGILLVGIGGQILLPHCPLPF; via the coding sequence ATGACTCTGACCACCCTAGGACTCATTTCATTAGGACTAGCTTCTGATACCTTCGCCGTATCTGTATCTAGTGGTTTACAAGTCCCTCACCTCAACTGGCAGCAAGCCATCAGGATGGCCTTCTGTTTTGGACTGTTTCAAGTCTTCATGCCCTTAGTGGGCTGGGGAATTGGTCAACATTTAGGGGTTGATTTAACCGTCATTAGTGGACAACTCACGGGGATTTTATTAGCCTTTTTAGGGGCAAAAAGTCTTTACGATGGGATAGTTTCTAATGCGGCACAACCCGAAAATTTATCCTTGGATGGTTTCACCCTGTTAGGGTTAGCCTTTGTGTTGAGTTTAGATAGTTTAGGGGTGGGAGTTGGATTAGCCGGAGTAGAAATGGGGATTGTTCAGTTAATGACGATTCTTGGCTTAGTAACTGTGGCTTTCTCCTTACTGGGGTTATGGGTTGGCCATCATTTTGGGGCGATTTTTCAAGGTCAGTTTAAGGTCTTAGGTGGCATTTTATTGGTCGGGATTGGGGGGCAGATTTTACTCCCTCATTGTCCCTTGCCTTTCTGA
- a CDS encoding peptidoglycan DD-metalloendopeptidase family protein — protein MKRSLTQNKTIPPCLADSPETLTNPSAKEETTSKLNNDVARRARATVLGIAALSAGVFFPSQGEEALAAESSLNTLPITTKAPTNSDTEDAVSVVAANSVVVQESVTANTTPAVITPALIKHRVKDGDTLWDISQDYGLTPEAIAASNAIQSESVLAIGQTLKIPTVNGIAASEDDRPAETLVARHQPDASALVSSTPESVSEDSVVVPGTLDHLLNPRQDASELDLISPQVATEEQAAPLESLSVGEAVASPTTPTLSSDTNTRTREGDVPRIIASSSSESASTFSFNTEAFTQTERPAEDSVVIPETVVETTAEEPVAQNPESVIVAATQVGGSTTSRDSVFVPPTAVTGSVYLVQPGDTLDVIANRYGVSRAELMQANNIRNPHNLQINQELRIPRSEMVRTLVSQTPTVIYNGGEETSDSESTLVAQTPAATVASNLEDPANPYVERMANEIRRMREEYRAQRDRQTSSDYTESSHESSPQVAATPEPAPVNPEWQRQRTQASTSSVPSTTVVAEEVRQPQLTRTTVQRPNPQPSVVAAAPAPVQGYNRLLQLPSGQAVEPQLPPLQDRDQYLPERPPEFNGYIWPARGVLTSGYGPRWGRMHRGIDIAAPTGTPIYAAAAGEVITAGWNSGGYGNLVDIRHPDGSMTRYAHNSRLLVRPGQRVEQGQKIALMGSTGFSTGPHLHFEVHPAGRGAVNPMAFLPRNR, from the coding sequence TTGAAACGCTCACTCACACAAAACAAAACTATTCCTCCCTGCCTAGCAGACTCCCCTGAGACCCTGACCAACCCCTCGGCAAAGGAAGAGACAACTTCTAAACTGAACAACGATGTCGCCCGTCGCGCTCGTGCCACGGTGTTAGGAATTGCTGCCCTCTCCGCAGGTGTTTTCTTCCCCAGCCAAGGTGAAGAAGCCCTTGCCGCAGAATCTTCCCTGAATACCCTGCCCATTACCACCAAAGCCCCAACGAACTCCGACACAGAAGATGCTGTCTCCGTTGTAGCTGCCAACAGTGTAGTGGTTCAGGAATCCGTCACCGCCAATACTACTCCGGCTGTGATTACCCCGGCTTTAATCAAACACCGGGTTAAGGATGGCGATACCCTTTGGGACATCTCTCAAGACTACGGTCTCACCCCCGAAGCGATCGCCGCTTCCAACGCCATCCAATCTGAATCGGTTCTCGCCATTGGTCAAACGCTGAAAATCCCCACCGTGAACGGGATTGCTGCCAGCGAAGATGACCGACCTGCCGAAACTCTTGTTGCCCGTCATCAACCTGATGCCAGTGCTTTGGTTTCCTCCACTCCCGAATCTGTCTCAGAAGATTCTGTGGTAGTCCCAGGAACCCTTGATCATCTCCTCAACCCGCGTCAGGATGCGTCCGAACTCGACTTAATCTCTCCTCAAGTAGCAACAGAGGAACAAGCAGCACCCCTTGAGTCTTTATCCGTTGGTGAAGCGGTAGCCTCTCCCACAACCCCTACCCTTTCCAGCGACACCAACACTAGAACCCGTGAGGGGGATGTTCCCAGAATCATCGCCTCCTCTTCTTCAGAATCTGCATCTACTTTTTCCTTTAACACCGAGGCCTTCACCCAAACAGAACGCCCGGCAGAAGATTCCGTAGTCATTCCCGAAACCGTTGTAGAAACAACGGCAGAAGAACCCGTCGCCCAAAATCCCGAATCCGTGATTGTGGCGGCAACTCAAGTCGGTGGTTCTACAACCTCCCGTGATTCTGTCTTTGTCCCCCCTACAGCCGTTACGGGTTCTGTCTACCTTGTACAACCCGGTGACACCTTAGATGTCATTGCCAACCGCTACGGTGTATCTCGCGCCGAATTAATGCAGGCCAACAACATCCGTAATCCTCATAACCTGCAAATTAATCAGGAACTGCGGATTCCTCGCTCCGAAATGGTGCGCACCTTAGTGAGTCAAACCCCAACGGTCATTTATAACGGTGGGGAAGAAACGAGTGATTCAGAATCCACTCTTGTGGCTCAAACACCTGCCGCAACCGTGGCTTCTAACCTCGAAGATCCGGCTAACCCCTATGTAGAGCGGATGGCCAACGAAATTCGCCGGATGCGGGAAGAGTATCGCGCTCAACGCGATCGCCAAACCTCCAGCGACTATACCGAAAGCTCTCATGAGTCTAGCCCTCAAGTGGCAGCAACTCCTGAACCCGCTCCGGTTAACCCCGAATGGCAGCGTCAACGCACCCAAGCCAGCACCAGTTCAGTTCCATCCACCACCGTTGTAGCTGAAGAAGTCCGTCAACCTCAATTAACCCGGACTACCGTACAGCGTCCCAATCCTCAGCCTAGTGTTGTGGCCGCCGCACCCGCTCCGGTACAAGGCTACAACCGTTTATTACAACTGCCCTCGGGTCAAGCCGTTGAACCTCAACTGCCCCCCTTACAGGATCGGGATCAATACTTGCCTGAACGGCCTCCCGAATTCAACGGCTACATCTGGCCGGCTCGCGGTGTCCTGACTTCCGGTTATGGTCCTCGTTGGGGACGGATGCACCGAGGCATTGATATTGCCGCACCCACCGGAACCCCCATCTATGCCGCCGCCGCCGGAGAAGTCATTACCGCAGGTTGGAACTCTGGCGGTTATGGAAACTTAGTCGATATTCGCCACCCCGACGGCAGCATGACCCGTTATGCTCACAACAGCCGCCTGTTAGTGCGTCCCGGTCAGCGCGTAGAGCAAGGTCAGAAAATTGCCCTGATGGGTAGCACAGGCTTTAGCACCGGGCCTCACCTGCACTTTGAAGTCCACCCAGCTGGACGCGGTGCTGTGAATCCTATGGCGTTCTTACCGAGAAATCGTTAG
- the trmL gene encoding tRNA (uridine(34)/cytosine(34)/5-carboxymethylaminomethyluridine(34)-2'-O)-methyltransferase TrmL has product MPNVVLVYPQIPPNTGNIARTCAATGTPLHLVAPLGFEISDRHLKRAGLDYWPHVDLHYHENWEAFLSYHQTRTGRLLGFSVRGSQSYVQYTFQEDDWLMFGSETQGLPPEILQQCTSTLYIPMTETGVRSLNLSVSAAVALFEARRQLGHLETPRISCPKD; this is encoded by the coding sequence ATGCCCAATGTCGTCCTCGTTTATCCTCAAATTCCCCCGAATACAGGTAATATTGCCCGAACTTGTGCCGCCACGGGAACGCCTCTCCACCTCGTCGCGCCGTTAGGATTTGAAATTAGCGATCGCCATCTCAAACGCGCTGGTCTGGATTATTGGCCTCACGTTGATTTGCACTATCACGAAAACTGGGAAGCCTTCCTCAGCTATCACCAAACTCGCACCGGGCGCTTACTGGGTTTTTCCGTCCGTGGTAGCCAGAGCTATGTACAATACACCTTTCAAGAAGACGACTGGCTAATGTTTGGCAGCGAAACCCAAGGTTTGCCCCCCGAGATTTTGCAGCAATGCACCAGCACCCTCTATATTCCCATGACCGAAACAGGAGTACGCAGTCTGAATTTATCCGTCAGTGCCGCCGTCGCCCTTTTTGAAGCGCGGCGACAACTCGGCCACCTAGAAACCCCCCGCATCTCTTGCCCGAAAGACTAG
- a CDS encoding cytochrome b, protein MDVPNPIAKSRKNSAFKHLMTVHWWMVACYVIIFSLGMIMVQLPANFDIRSPMYSVHKSMGVLTMALLTWRILTLLQVWWKKYTRRFPKLTLPWFKTVILHTSLHLFMWAVPITGYFLSNSFRSNNVQLFGLPLPDIFPVDSSAVGLARNLHFWLSYTFLAFIVLHSLDQWKVVRANLRRFRSFLTKDQKNLD, encoded by the coding sequence ATGGATGTACCGAATCCCATCGCAAAATCGAGAAAAAACTCTGCCTTTAAACATCTCATGACCGTCCACTGGTGGATGGTCGCCTGCTATGTAATTATTTTCTCCCTAGGGATGATCATGGTGCAATTACCCGCAAATTTCGATATTCGCAGCCCCATGTATAGCGTCCATAAATCAATGGGCGTGTTAACCATGGCCTTGTTAACTTGGCGGATTTTAACCCTCTTGCAGGTGTGGTGGAAGAAATACACCCGACGATTCCCTAAACTGACGCTTCCTTGGTTTAAAACGGTAATTTTGCATACGTCACTTCATCTATTTATGTGGGCGGTTCCGATTACGGGCTATTTCCTCTCCAACTCTTTCCGCAGTAATAATGTCCAATTATTTGGGCTACCCTTACCGGATATCTTCCCGGTGGATTCCAGCGCCGTGGGATTAGCCCGTAATTTGCATTTCTGGCTGAGTTATACGTTTCTGGCCTTTATTGTCTTACATAGCCTTGATCAATGGAAGGTTGTCCGGGCTAATCTCCGCCGTTTTCGCAGTTTTCTGACCAAAGACCAGAAAAACCTAGATTGA
- a CDS encoding DnaJ C-terminal domain-containing protein gives MENFRNYYDILEVAPNAPNGDIKQSFRRLARRYHPDLNPGDKSAEEKFKAINEAYEVLSDENRRSQYDQFSRFWQQSGFKRKGKTTVRRNGKTPSPDLDPQDYPDFNRFVEELLKRQEKARSAPRTSTRVNPKDPDAFRPGRTKTEYSVGRTAVKDRPRDVEARLTLPLEKAYRGGRERIRLEDGRSLEVDMPPGMLDGQKIRLKGQGIQGGNLYLKISIEPHPRFELQGPDIFCRVPVTPTEAVLGGMVEVPTLDGLVKMNVPSGVRSGQLLRLAQKGFPTENQGRGDQLVEIEVVIPKTITPEEKELYEKLRGIESFKPRREWVD, from the coding sequence ATGGAAAATTTTCGCAATTATTACGACATTTTAGAAGTTGCCCCTAATGCCCCTAATGGGGATATTAAGCAGTCCTTTCGCCGACTCGCCCGACGCTACCATCCTGACTTGAATCCGGGGGATAAAAGCGCGGAGGAGAAGTTTAAGGCGATTAACGAGGCCTATGAGGTCTTGTCTGATGAAAATCGGCGATCGCAATATGACCAATTCAGTCGTTTTTGGCAGCAAAGCGGCTTTAAGCGCAAAGGGAAAACCACCGTCCGACGCAACGGCAAAACCCCCAGTCCTGACCTAGACCCCCAAGATTACCCCGACTTTAATCGGTTTGTCGAAGAACTCCTCAAACGTCAGGAAAAAGCCCGGTCTGCCCCCCGCACTAGCACCCGTGTAAACCCCAAAGACCCCGACGCTTTCCGCCCCGGCCGCACCAAAACCGAGTATTCCGTAGGTCGAACCGCCGTCAAAGACCGCCCCCGAGACGTAGAAGCCCGTTTGACCCTCCCCCTCGAAAAAGCCTATCGGGGAGGACGGGAACGCATTCGTTTAGAAGATGGCCGCTCCCTAGAAGTGGATATGCCCCCCGGAATGTTAGACGGTCAGAAAATCCGTCTGAAAGGTCAAGGTATTCAAGGGGGCAACTTGTATCTAAAAATCTCCATTGAACCCCATCCCCGTTTTGAACTCCAAGGCCCCGACATCTTCTGTCGCGTCCCTGTCACCCCCACCGAGGCCGTATTAGGGGGCATGGTGGAAGTTCCCACCTTGGATGGTTTAGTCAAGATGAATGTCCCCAGTGGCGTGCGTTCCGGTCAACTTCTGCGTCTCGCCCAAAAAGGATTCCCCACGGAAAATCAAGGTCGGGGAGATCAATTAGTCGAAATTGAGGTAGTCATTCCCAAAACCATCACCCCCGAAGAAAAAGAACTCTATGAGAAGTTACGAGGGATTGAGTCCTTTAAACCCCGTCGGGAATGGGTTGATTAG